The Bacteroides fragilis NCTC 9343 genome includes the window CTGAGTCTTATGAGGCAAGAAACGATAGACAGGTGCATCGACCCCGACAAGCAAGCTACCGGTAATGTTCCACTCCGTGGGAACGGCAAGCGGTAACGGCTCAGCACCGAACTCCTGCCTGATCCAGGTAATATTCTCTTCGTCTTCGCGCGTATTATAGGTACAAGTACTGTATATCAGGATTCCTCCCGGCTTCAGGCAAGGCCAGATGTCAGTGATAATCCTGCGTTGGCGCTGCCAGCAAATCTCTACATTCTCGGGACTCCACTCTTCTATGGCACCGGGATCTTTACGGAACATTCCCTCGCCCGAACAAGGCACATCCGTCAGTATGACATCGAAAAAAGAACCGATCCGGGAAAAATCAGAAGGATCGTTATTGGTAACCACAACATCGGCATATCCCCATTTCGTCAGATTTTCCGCCAGTATCTGCGAACGGTTGCGAATCACCTCATTGGCTACCAGCAGACTGCCTTCGGGCAATACACTGCGGGCATGGGTCGACTTTCCACCGGGAGCGGCACAGAGATCGAGCATCTTGACAGGGGTTGTAACGTAACGGCGGAGCACCTGTTCCACAAACATCGACGAGGCTTCCTGCACGTAATAACATCCGGCATGAAAAAGGGGATCGAACGTAAACGTCAGGCGTTGGTTCAGATAATAGCCTTCTGCCGCCCAGGGGATACGTCCTGAGATGGATGAACAGGCAGCTAAACCGGGAAACTTACTATTCAGCCGGACACTGGCAGGAGGTTCTTGCTCCAAGGCAACAGACAATTCTTGATACTCTTCATCTCCCATCAACGCACGGGTCGATTCGATAAATGATATAGGTAATTTCATTTTTCCTTATTATAAGATATAAAACCGATCGGATTACGAGTTTTTCCGCCTGCCTGTTTGTCTTTGGCCTGCAATTCAGCAATTGCCTGATTAATTAATTCAAGTTGCATCCTCGTATCTTCATTAATATCATTGTAATCGGCAAATGCCGCTTCTACATATTCTTTTAACTCTTTTATTTCATCTTGCAGCCTGGTGATGTCATTCACCGGAAGAGCCGAGACCAATTGGCGGACAGCTACAAAAGCTCGCATAATGGAAATATTCACTTCGATGGCGATCACTGTTTAACACTCCGGAGAGCATGGCCAGTCCTTGCTCGGTAAAGGCAAAGGGAAGTTTACGGGTACCTCCCCAACTTGATATCACAATTTGTGACTTCAAGATTTCCCATTCTTCCGTATTCAACTGGAACATAAGATCCGTAGGAAATTGTTTGCTGTTCCTCTTTACAGCCTGATTCAGGACACGGGTTTCCACCTGATATAATCCGGCCAAATCAAAGTCCAACATCACTTTCTGTCCCCGTATCCCGTAAATCTTGCTCTGTATGATCTGTAGTTCCATCACTTTTGTGTATTAATACCTGCAAATATCAAAAATATTTCGTCTCTTTGCAACTTTCTGTGGCATGAACTACGTCTAACAGACAAATAAACAAAAACAATTAAAAAACAACAGTAATATGAAACGTATCATTATCGCTTTGATGGTAGCCATAACTTTCTGTTCGCTGGCAATGGCACAGAACCCAACCATCACCCAAGACAACAAGAACTCTTCCGACTCCACCATCGTGACCGAATACACTGACATAGTGGACAGCAGTACGGTTGACACCGACTACCAAAGCAGCAGTTTCGACTTCGGCAATGAATTTCCGTTCAACATAGACAAAGGGGCCATTAACGGAGGCATACTGACAGGATTGGTAGTTATCATACTGATATTCGGATTCCCCTTCTTTATCGTATTCATCGCCTTCTACTTCCGGTATAAAAACCGGAAAGCAAAGTACAGACTGATGGAACAGGCACTGGCAACCGGACAGCCTCTGCCGGAAGGTATCTTCAAAGATACTCTGCCGCAGGACTACCGGACGAAAGGCATCAAGAACATCTGTACCGGAATCGGACTGTTCATCTTCCTCTGGGCCATCACAGACGAATTCAGCATAGGATGCATCGGATTGCTGGTGATGTTCACCGGAATCGGACAGTGGATCATCTCACGCAATCAACAGCATGAACGGCCGGAAGACCCTTTCACACGCCCTACACACAAAGACGAAACTTTGAATGAACAAAAATAATGAGCCAGCTCAATGATATATCGTTAGTCGCACAGGTCGTGGTGTTCAGAAACACCAGGGCCTTCGACCAATTGGTACAGAAATATCAGTCGCCTGTACGGCGCTTCTTTCTGAACCTGACCTGCGGCGACAGCGAACTGAGCGACGACTTGGCACAAGATACGTTTATAAAAGCCTACACAAACATTGCAAACTTTAAAAATCTCTCAAGTTTCTCAACATGGCTTTACAGAATTGCTTATAACGTATTTTATGATTATATTCGCAGCCGAAAGGAAACAACAGACCTGGATGCCCGCGAGGTAGACGCTGCCAATAGTACCGAACAAGTAAACGTGGGTGAACAGATGGATGTTTACCAATCACTCAGAACGCTGAAAGAAATAGAACGCACCTGCATCACTCTGTTCTATATGGAAGACGTAAGTATAGACAAGATTGCGGGAATAACGGGGTGCCCGGTAGGAACGGTCAAATCGCACCTTTCAAGGGCTAAAGATAAATTAGCTATTTACTTAAAACAAAACGGTTATGACGGAAACAGATGATAAACTCCTGAAGCAATTCTTCGGCGAGCAAAAACAGGAAATAGAAGACAACGGATTCAGCCGCCGCGTCATGCGTAACCTCCCGGGACGGAACCACCGGCTGGTTCAGGCATGGGGAGCAGCCTGCGCAGTAGTATGCGTCATTTTGTTCTTCACTTTGGGAGGTCTGCAAGCCACCATCAGTACACTGCGCGAAGTATTTGTCTCGATGGTCCAGCAAAGTGCCACAACAGGATTCGACCCGAAGTCCCTGTATATCGCCGCCCTGGTACTTGCCTTCTTCGGGGCGCGCAAGGCATGGTCGATGGCATAACACGCAGAGATCATACGAAAGCAATGCAGGATATTCAATATAACTGCCCGAAAAACAGACGAAAAACTTGCTTTCGGACTCGGGATGTACTATCTTTGTAAACAAGATACATACAATATATTCAATTTAATATGAGGTAAAAGGGAGAAGTTTCAGCTTCTCCCTTTTTTTATGGTATCATCGGCAAGTCTTCCGGCAGACGGTGTGTCCGGAGAGAATAGACGGTATCTTGGGGGGCGGAAGACGGTGAGTTTTCGTTAAAAGCAGTAATCATTCACCTCCGAAGCCCGGTTCTTCGACCCGATATCATCAGGAGATAAATGATTATCTCCTGATGATATCGGAAGTTACTCCTATTCTTTTCCAAAGAAGTGCCAAATTGTTAATCTATACTAAATCTGCTCTTGACAAAAAGAAGGCAAGAACAGAGATGTTGTATCTTTGTTTTCTTGTAAACTAAATAAAGACTGAGGTTTTGAAATTATACGTTTTAATAATAGCGATCATTCTCTCTATAGGCACTGCCCGAACACAGAATATTGACAGCCTGTTGATGCAGCGGGAGGACACCACACAATTCATCCGAAGCGACTCCCTCGTGTTACAATTTCTGGAATACTCGAATATCCCCATAACCGATAATAATAAGGTGAAACTTATCAAAAGCGGACGGGAAAAATTTGAGGACTTGTTCGAAGCCATCCGTGGGGCAAAACACCACATTCATCTGGAATATTTTAATTTTCGCAATGACTCCATAGCCAATGCACTGTTCGACCTGCTAGGCGAAAAAGTGAAGGAAGGTGTCAAAGTAAGGGCGATGTTCGATGCATTCGGTAACTGGTCGAACAACAAACCACTCAAGAAAAGGCATCTGAAAGCAATCCGGGAGAAAGGAATCGAAATCGTAAAATTCGATCCGTTCAAGTTCCCGTATATCAATCATGCGGCTCACCGCGACCATCGGAAGATTGCAGTCATCGACGGCAAAATAGGATATACCGGCGGAATGAATATTGCCGACTATTATATCAACGGACTCCCCAAGATAGGCACCTGGCGCGATATGCATATCCGCATTGAAGGCGATGCGGTAAACATCCTTCAAGAAATCTTCCTCGACATCTGGAATAAAACCACCAAGCAAAACATCGTGGGCGAAGAATATTTTCCGAACCACCCGGAGCGGGCCGACAGCTGCAATACGGTCATTTCGATTGTAGACCGCACTCCGAAACGGAATTCCCGCATGTTGAGCCATACGTATGCCATGTCCATCTATGCAGCGCAACATGATGTACGCATCGTGAACCCGTATTTCGTACCGACTTCATCCATCCGCAAGGCACTCAAAAGGGCTTTGAACCGGGGGACGAAAGTGGAAATTATGATTTCTTCCAAATCCGACATCCCTTTCACACCGGATGCTTCGCTCTATGCCGTACAGAAACTGATGAAAAAAGGGGCAATGATCTATTTGTACAACGGCGGATTTCATCACTCGAAAATCATGATGGTGGACGACCTGTTCTGTACCGTGGGTACAGCCAACCTGAACAGCCGCAGCCTGCGATATGATTACGAAACGAATGCGTTCATCTTCGACAAGGACATTACGCAACAACTGAATGACGTTTTCGAAGCCGACATGCTGCACTGCACCCGCCTGACCCCGGAAATGTGGAAACAAAAATCAGCCTGGAAGAAGTTTAAGTGCTGGTTTGCGAACTTATTCACACCATTCCTGTAAGTTATTCAGGCTGTTTTTGTAACTTTGGCAGGAATTTTTAGTAACCCAAGAAGTATACCATTCGCATGAAACAATATTTAGACCTGCTC containing:
- a CDS encoding methyltransferase RsmF C-terminal domain-like protein, with the protein product MKLPISFIESTRALMGDEEYQELSVALEQEPPASVRLNSKFPGLAACSSISGRIPWAAEGYYLNQRLTFTFDPLFHAGCYYVQEASSMFVEQVLRRYVTTPVKMLDLCAAPGGKSTHARSVLPEGSLLVANEVIRNRSQILAENLTKWGYADVVVTNNDPSDFSRIGSFFDVILTDVPCSGEGMFRKDPGAIEEWSPENVEICWQRQRRIITDIWPCLKPGGILIYSTCTYNTREDEENITWIRQEFGAEPLPLAVPTEWNITGSLLVGVDAPVYRFLPHKTQGEGFFLAALRKPEEDREADTDLFSPKKKKSKGDTAASPVSKENLAIAKSWLASSDEYNLLVNGTAITAFPVYYQNDLALLRQSLRIVQAGTEVAEVKGKDLIPAHGLAMSRLLKTSVFSTEALTYEQAIAYLRKEAIVLPPSVPKGYVLVTYKEIPLGFVKNIGNRANNLYPQEWRIRSGYLPDDIRTL
- a CDS encoding DUF6249 domain-containing protein is translated as MKRIIIALMVAITFCSLAMAQNPTITQDNKNSSDSTIVTEYTDIVDSSTVDTDYQSSSFDFGNEFPFNIDKGAINGGILTGLVVIILIFGFPFFIVFIAFYFRYKNRKAKYRLMEQALATGQPLPEGIFKDTLPQDYRTKGIKNICTGIGLFIFLWAITDEFSIGCIGLLVMFTGIGQWIISRNQQHERPEDPFTRPTHKDETLNEQK
- a CDS encoding RNA polymerase sigma factor codes for the protein MSQLNDISLVAQVVVFRNTRAFDQLVQKYQSPVRRFFLNLTCGDSELSDDLAQDTFIKAYTNIANFKNLSSFSTWLYRIAYNVFYDYIRSRKETTDLDAREVDAANSTEQVNVGEQMDVYQSLRTLKEIERTCITLFYMEDVSIDKIAGITGCPVGTVKSHLSRAKDKLAIYLKQNGYDGNR
- a CDS encoding DUF5056 domain-containing protein, producing MTETDDKLLKQFFGEQKQEIEDNGFSRRVMRNLPGRNHRLVQAWGAACAVVCVILFFTLGGLQATISTLREVFVSMVQQSATTGFDPKSLYIAALVLAFFGARKAWSMA
- the cls gene encoding cardiolipin synthase, whose amino-acid sequence is MKLYVLIIAIILSIGTARTQNIDSLLMQREDTTQFIRSDSLVLQFLEYSNIPITDNNKVKLIKSGREKFEDLFEAIRGAKHHIHLEYFNFRNDSIANALFDLLGEKVKEGVKVRAMFDAFGNWSNNKPLKKRHLKAIREKGIEIVKFDPFKFPYINHAAHRDHRKIAVIDGKIGYTGGMNIADYYINGLPKIGTWRDMHIRIEGDAVNILQEIFLDIWNKTTKQNIVGEEYFPNHPERADSCNTVISIVDRTPKRNSRMLSHTYAMSIYAAQHDVRIVNPYFVPTSSIRKALKRALNRGTKVEIMISSKSDIPFTPDASLYAVQKLMKKGAMIYLYNGGFHHSKIMMVDDLFCTVGTANLNSRSLRYDYETNAFIFDKDITQQLNDVFEADMLHCTRLTPEMWKQKSAWKKFKCWFANLFTPFL